From Vitis vinifera cultivar Pinot Noir 40024 chromosome 5, ASM3070453v1, the proteins below share one genomic window:
- the LOC132253725 gene encoding uncharacterized protein LOC132253725: MKILMISLSWPFLLLLFLLPTIPQSSAAMQNPPISKDSNTDVKDLAHSALELALAKANETLVHVGELFKNTTDPVLYRYYGTCIDEYQGTVTRHLPGAISALESNNYETSKQEAGSAATSADTCEQQFVPEKSPMSDENAVVHGLSVVASNIVELLG, encoded by the coding sequence ATGAAGATACTAATGATCTCTCTTTCATggccctttcttcttcttctttttctcctccCCACAATCCCCCAGTCCTCTGCTGCTATGCAGAACCCTCCAATTTCCAAAGACTCCAATACAGATGTCAAAGATCTAGCCCACTCTGCCCTTGAGCTGGCCTTGGCGAAGGCTAACGAAACTCTAGTGCACGTTGGAGAGCTGTTCAAGAACACCACCGACCCTGTGCTGTACAGATACTATGGCACATGCATTGATGAATATCAGGGAACTGTGACGAGGCATCTGCCGGGAGCCATCAGTGCTTTGGAGTCTAACAACTACGAAACGTCCAAACAAGAGGCGGGCTCTGCTGCCACCAGTGCAGATACGTGCGAGCAGCAATTCGTTCCTGAGAAATCACCCATGTCTGATGAGAATGCGGTGGTGCATGGACTGTCGGTTGTGGCATCAAATATTGTTGAGTTATTGGGTTGA